A single Anopheles arabiensis isolate DONGOLA chromosome 2, AaraD3, whole genome shotgun sequence DNA region contains:
- the LOC120897029 gene encoding uncharacterized serine-rich protein C215.13-like, giving the protein MALAENTTKTEMTLTETSTPVISKEVITERTTADGLSEKNITQSKSYGSASEKSMVEESANSITKKHEKSESAFASERSVTESVSDGGALASSLLSSSSLSSSVTSSKVVSSSFSSSTSSSISSSIKSSSFDSSTAIDEFFKN; this is encoded by the coding sequence ATGGCCCTTGCCGAGAACACCACCAAGACGGAAATGACGCTGACGGAAACATCTACGCCCGTCATCTCGAAGGAGGTGATCACCGAGCGGACGACGGCCGACGGCCTGTCGGAGAAGAACATCACCCAGTCGAAGAGCTACGGTTCGGCGAGCGAAAAGTCCATGGTGGAGGAGTCGGCCAACTCGATCACCAAGAAGCACGAAAAGTCCGAATCGGCCTTCGCGTCGGAGCGCAGCGTTACCGAGTCGGTTTCGGACGGCGGTGCACTGGCGTCATCGTTGCtgtcctcctcctcgctgAGCAGCTCCGTCACCAGCAGCAAGGTGGTGTCGTCCTCGTTCAGCTCGTCCACATCGTCGTCGATCTCGTCCTCCATCAAATCGTCCTCGTTCGATTCCAGCACCGCGATCGACGAGTTCTTCAAGAACTGA